Proteins from a single region of Gordonia hongkongensis:
- a CDS encoding ABC transporter ATP-binding protein — MASITYDKACCVYPGADKLAVDSLNLDIDDGEFVVLVGPSGSGKSTALRMLAGLEEIDSGQIRIGGDNMVGVAPKDRDIAMVFQNYALYPNKTVGENMGFALKMRGVPADERKRKVAEAARLLDLTDFLDRKPAKLSGGQRQRVAMGRAIVREPQVFCMDEPLSNLDAKLRVQTRTQIAALQRRLGTTTVYVTHDQVEAMTMGDRVAVLKNGVLQQFSTPTELYDRPVNAFVAGFIGSPGMNLFVAPVVDGVITVSGAAVDIDAEAQAALRRSGLESVVVGIRPEHLALSDGGTGLNADVALLEELGSETYIYANLADDSVRNLDGDPMVMVARSAERSPAKRGEGIRLRQSDSAVHLFDPSSGDRLN; from the coding sequence ATGGCTTCCATCACCTACGACAAGGCCTGCTGCGTCTACCCCGGCGCGGACAAACTCGCCGTCGACTCACTGAACCTGGACATCGACGACGGTGAGTTCGTGGTCCTCGTCGGACCGTCGGGCTCGGGCAAGTCCACCGCCCTGCGCATGCTCGCCGGGCTCGAAGAGATCGACTCGGGTCAGATCCGGATCGGTGGCGACAACATGGTCGGCGTCGCGCCCAAGGACCGCGACATCGCGATGGTCTTCCAGAACTACGCGCTGTACCCCAACAAGACCGTCGGGGAGAACATGGGTTTCGCGTTGAAGATGCGCGGCGTGCCCGCCGACGAGCGCAAGCGCAAGGTCGCCGAGGCCGCGCGGTTGCTCGACCTGACCGACTTCCTCGACCGCAAGCCGGCGAAGCTGTCGGGTGGCCAGCGGCAGCGTGTCGCCATGGGGCGGGCCATCGTTCGCGAACCGCAGGTCTTCTGCATGGACGAACCGCTGTCGAACCTCGACGCCAAACTCCGCGTTCAGACCCGTACCCAGATCGCGGCCCTGCAGCGGCGTCTGGGCACCACGACCGTCTATGTCACCCACGACCAGGTCGAGGCGATGACGATGGGGGATCGTGTCGCTGTCCTCAAGAACGGTGTGCTGCAGCAGTTCTCCACGCCGACGGAACTGTACGACCGCCCGGTCAACGCATTCGTCGCCGGGTTCATCGGCTCGCCGGGGATGAACCTCTTCGTGGCGCCGGTCGTCGACGGTGTGATCACCGTGTCGGGCGCCGCCGTGGACATCGACGCCGAAGCGCAGGCCGCGCTGCGTCGTTCCGGTCTGGAGTCCGTGGTCGTGGGCATCCGTCCGGAACACCTCGCGTTGTCCGACGGTGGCACCGGACTCAACGCCGACGTCGCTCTCCTCGAGGAACTCGGTAGCGAGACCTACATCTACGCCAACCTCGCCGACGACTCGGTCCGCAACCTCGACGGCGATCCGATGGTGATGGTCGCGCGGTCTGCCGAACGCTCACCGGCCAAGCGGGGCGAGGGCATTCGCCTGCGCCAGTCCGACAGCGCGGTGCACCTGTTCGAC
- a CDS encoding carbohydrate ABC transporter permease produces the protein MTTDIRSDHASAGNTEDKSGTEIRRRRRPRQAALTAVTWILAIGFFFPVLWMVLTAFKQESDAATNPPTFFFEPTLQQFRDVFDAGIATPLLNSLFATIVSTILVLLLGVPAAFALSLRPVRKTKDALFFFISTKMLPIVAAIIPLYVIVGEIGMLDNIWTLIVLYTAMNLPIAVWMMRSFFLEVPGELLEAASIDGASLWTSVREVILPLISPGIAATALICVIFSWNEFFFAVNMTAVNAQTMPVFLTGFMSGQGLYWAQLSAASVLAALPVVICGWIAQNKLVRGLSFGAIK, from the coding sequence ATGACCACCGACATTCGCTCCGACCATGCGTCGGCGGGCAATACAGAAGACAAGTCCGGCACCGAGATCCGCCGTCGGCGCCGTCCGCGGCAGGCGGCGCTGACCGCGGTGACCTGGATTCTCGCGATCGGGTTCTTCTTCCCCGTGCTCTGGATGGTGCTGACCGCGTTCAAGCAGGAGAGCGACGCCGCGACGAACCCGCCGACCTTCTTCTTCGAGCCCACGCTGCAGCAGTTCCGAGACGTCTTCGACGCGGGAATCGCGACACCCCTGTTGAATTCCTTGTTCGCGACGATCGTGTCGACGATCCTGGTGCTGCTCCTGGGCGTGCCCGCGGCGTTCGCGCTGTCGCTGCGCCCGGTACGCAAGACCAAGGACGCGCTGTTCTTCTTCATCAGCACCAAGATGCTGCCGATCGTCGCCGCGATCATCCCGCTGTACGTGATCGTCGGCGAGATCGGGATGCTCGACAACATCTGGACCCTGATCGTCCTCTACACCGCGATGAACCTCCCGATCGCCGTGTGGATGATGCGGTCGTTCTTCCTCGAGGTCCCCGGCGAACTCCTCGAGGCCGCCAGCATCGACGGCGCGAGTCTGTGGACGTCGGTGCGTGAAGTGATCCTGCCGCTGATCTCGCCGGGAATCGCAGCGACAGCACTGATCTGCGTGATCTTCTCGTGGAACGAGTTCTTCTTCGCCGTCAACATGACCGCGGTCAACGCGCAGACGATGCCGGTGTTCCTGACCGGTTTCATGTCCGGCCAGGGCCTGTACTGGGCGCAGCTGTCCGCCGCATCCGTGCTCGCCGCGCTGCCGGTCGTCATCTGCGGCTGGATCGCCCAGAACAAGCTCGTCCGCGGCCTGTCGTTCGGCGCGATCAAGTAG